The Rattus rattus isolate New Zealand chromosome 1, Rrattus_CSIRO_v1, whole genome shotgun sequence genome includes a region encoding these proteins:
- the LOC116893713 gene encoding aflatoxin B1 aldehyde reductase member 2: MLRAVSRAVSRAAVRCAWRSGPSVARPLAMSRSPAPRAASGAPLRPGTVLGTMEMGRRMDASTSAATVRAFLERGLNELDTAFMYCDGQSESILGSLGLGLGSGDCTVKIATKANPWDGKSLKPDSVRSQLETSLKRLQCPRVDLFYLHAPDHGTPIEETLQACHQLHQEGKFVELGLSNYASWEVAEIYTLCKSNGWILPTVYQGMYNATTRQVETELLPCLRYFGLRFYAYNPLAGGLLTGKYRYEDKDGKQPEGRFFGNSWSETYRNRFWKEHHFEAIALVEKALKTTYGTSAPSMTSAALRWMYHHSQLQGARGDAVILGMSSLEQLEQNLAATEEGPLEPAVVEAFNQAWNVVAHECPNYFR, encoded by the exons ATGTTGCGTGCAGTGTCCCGAGCGGTGAGCCGCGCTGCTGTTCGCTGCGCGTGGCGCTCTGGGCCTTCGGTCGCGCGTCCTCTCGCCATGTCCCGGTCTCCGGCACCCCGCGCCGCCTCTGGCGCCCCTCTCCGGCCCGGTACGGTGCTGGGCACCATGGAGATGGGGCGCCGCATGGATGCGAGTACTAGCGCTGCGACCGTACGCGCCTTCCTGGAGCGCGGCCTCAACGAGCTGGACACGGCCTTCATGTATTGCGACGGCCAGTCCGAAAGCATCCTGGGCAGCCTGGGGCTCGGGCTGGGCAGCGGCGACTGCACAG TGAAAATTGCCACCAAGGCCAACCCTTGGGACGGGAAGTCGCTGAAGCCTGACAGTGTCCGGTCCCAATTAGAGACGTCACTGAAGCGGCTACAGTGTCCCCGGGTGGACCTCTTCTACTTACACGCTCCTGACCACGGCACTCCTATAGAGGAGACCCTGCAGGCCTGCCACCAGCTGCATCAGGAG GGCAAGTTTGTGGAGCTTGGCTTGTCCAACTATGCCTCCTGGGAGGTGGCCGAGATCTAtaccctctgtaagagcaacggCTGGATCCTGCCAACTGTGTACCAG gGCATGTACAACGCCACCACCCGGCAGGTGGAGACTGAGCTCCTCCCCTGCCTCAGATACTTCGGACTGAGGTTCTATGCCTACAACCCTTTGGCTG GAGGCCTGCTGACTGGCAAATACAGATATGAAGACAAGGATGGGAAACAGCCCGAGGGCCGCTTCTTTGGGAATAGCTGGTCTGAGACCTACAGGAACCG CTTCTGGAAGGAACACCACTTTGAGGCCATCGCCCTGGTAGAAAAGGCCCTGAAGACCACCTATGGCACCAGTGCCCCCAGCATGACCTCGGCTGCCCTGCGCTGGATGTACCACCACTCACAGCTCCAG GGCGCCCGAGGGGACGCAGTCATCTTGGGCATGTCCAGCCTGGAGCAGCTGGAGCAGAACTTGGCGGCCACTGAGGAAGGTCCCCTGGAGCCCGCTGTCGTGGAGGCCTTTAACCAAGCCTGGAACGTGGTCGCCCACGAGTGTCCCAACTACTTCAGATAG